A part of Miscanthus floridulus cultivar M001 chromosome 6, ASM1932011v1, whole genome shotgun sequence genomic DNA contains:
- the LOC136460069 gene encoding uncharacterized protein, translating to MDGNYFGPREQILWPASVLAGIVMCGAVYEMTRKVSSRCFKCYNMLNNTQKVEWNNRGFSTLHALVAAAMSFYLVMISDLFNEDAHNSIIIDRKSWLSDSMFGVSIGYFLTDLTMILLYFPSLGGKEYLLHHGLSMYAIGLALLSGKAHMYILMVLFTEVTTPFVNLRWYLDVAGQKTCNLYLYNGVALFVGWLIARIILFIYMFTHMYFHFDQARSIFTLGFYSLVAVPSAVAVMNVFWFWKILKGMVKTLSRRKRSENGKTD from the exons ATGGACGGGAATTATTTCGGGCCCCGGGAGCAGATTCTGTGGCCGGCGTCGGTTCTTGCCGGCATCGTCATGTGCGGCGCT GTATATGAGATGACTAGAAAGGTCAGTTCTCGATGTTTCAAATGTTACAATATGTTAAATAACACGCAAAAGGTTGAGTGGAACAATAG GGGTTTCTCCACACTCCATGCGTTGGTAGCTGCGGCCATGTCTTTCTACTTGGTCATGATCTCTGACCTCTTTAATGAAGATGCGCACAATAGCATAATAATTGATAGAAAATCATGGTTATCTGATTCCATGTTTGGG GTTTCGATTGGTTACTTTTTGACAGACTTGACGATGATCCTGCTTTATTTTCCTTCTTTAGGTGGAAAGGAGTAT CTCTTGCATCACGGACTTTCTATGTATGCAATTGGTCTTGCTTTGTTGAGTGGCAAAGCACACATGTACATACTCATGGTCCTCTTCACTGAAGTCACGACTCCCTTTGTGAACCTCAGATG GTATTTGGACGTTGCTGGTCAGAAGACTTGTAATCTTTACTTATACAATGGCGTGGCTCTATTTGTTGGATGGCTG ATTGCTCGGATAATCTTATTCATCTATATGTTCACCCATATGTATTTTCATTTTGATCAG GCGAGGTCCATCTTCACCTTAGGATTCTACAGCTTGGTGGCGGTGCCATCGGCAGTTGCAGTGATGAACGTGTTTTGGTTCTGGAAGATACTCAAGGGGATGGTGAAAACCCTTTCTAGGAGGAAGCGCAGTGAAAATGGGAAAACAGACTAG
- the LOC136460068 gene encoding calcium uniporter protein 6, mitochondrial-like yields the protein MSIWRVSRSLLRAASASTSAAGRGAGAAPRRWVPPPCALQQRCGYASLPEAARRDGAEEVTAAEARRLMRLANVEALKRRLGDGEVIPYSDLLRACQDSGAARTRAEAAALAGALDEAGVVLLFRDRVYLQPDKIVDLVRRAMPLALTPENDPGKEELKQLQAQLEDINKLAHKQVRRILWSGLGFLITQVGLFFRLTFWEFSWDVMEPITFFTTTTGLVVGYAYFLITSRDPTYRDFMERMFESRQRKLIQRQNFNLDKYLELQRRCKDPLEKACGTTNPDMAHLHELSIHK from the exons ATGTCAATATGGCGCGTCTCCCGCTCCCTCCTCCGCGCCGCCTCGGCCTCCACCTCGGCGGCCgggcgcggcgccggcgccgcgcccCGCCGGTGGGTCccgccgccgtgcgcgctgcAGCAGCGCTGCGGCTACGCGTCGCTGCCGGAGGCGGCGAGGAGGGACGGGGCGGAGGAGGTGACGGCGGCGGAGGCGAGGCGGCTGATGCGGCTGGCCAACGTGGAGGCGCTCAAGCGGCGGCTCGGGGACGGGGAGGTGATCCCGTACTCGGACCTGCTGCGCGCGTGCCAGGACTCCGGCGCGGCCCGGACGCGGGCCGAGGCCGCCGCGCTCGCGGGCGCGCTCGACGAGGCCGGCGTCGTCCTGCTCTTCCGCGACAGGGTCTACCTCCAGCCCGACAAG ATCGTGGATCTTGTACGGAGAGCTATGCCCCTTGCACTGACACCTGAGAATGATCCGGGGAAGGAAGAGCTCAAGCAGCTCCAGGCACAGTTGGAAGACATCAACAAGCTTGCACACAAGCAGGTCCGGCGCATCCTCTGGTCTGGTCTGGGTTTCTTGATTACCCAGGTGGGCCTCTTCTTCAGGCTCACGTTCTGGGAGTTCTCGTGGGACGTCATGGAGCCCATCACGTTCTTCACGACCACGACAGGCCTGGTTGTGGGATACGCATACTTCCTCATCACATCAAGGGACCCAACctaccgagacttcatggagaggATGTTTGAGTCTCGGCAGAGGAAGCTGATCCAGAGGCAGAACTTCAACCTGGACAAGTACCTTGAGCTCCAGAGGCGCTGCAAGGATCCCCTGGAGAAGGCGTGCGGCACGACCAACCCTGACATGGCTCATCTCCATGAGCTATCCATTCACAAATGA